In a genomic window of Primulina huaijiensis isolate GDHJ02 chromosome 10, ASM1229523v2, whole genome shotgun sequence:
- the LOC140985829 gene encoding protein BCCIP homolog translates to MPRKPLRCHKSLRHQPLSFSPFARSMAMIACAKKAKNKSQQIKLRNKDVQSSSSNGKVELSDSSVDEEFQGVVQADFVFFDPKPGDFHGIKVLLQTYLDHKQWDLSGFVDLVLGQPTVGTVVKIENDEDDGVYSVVTVLNLERYKNNKCLTEFKDYLLEVCQGKDVVASLKSLFGEHALGVGIIVSQRVVNLPSQLLPPLYDALFDEIAWATEDEPTDELRNSFRFKTYIVISKIYKHKNADQNTGKARNGDEVVIHIKPEDEILLELSSWSFCFPLHAQQVTTSELKNYRLMGLAMVVDANKVSMFRKQLHLLIDESQYHESFQQSCQIQDSVVSPRQINYKIFPE, encoded by the exons CTTTTCTCCATTTGCTCGTTCAATGGCTATGATTGCATGTGCTAAGAAGGCCAAGAACAAGAGTCAACAAATCAAGTTGAGAAATAAAGACGTACAAAGTTCTTCTA GTAATGGTAAAGTTGAGTTGTCAGACAGTTCCGTGGATGAAGAATTTCAG GGAGTTGTGCAAGCAGATTTTGTCTTCTTTGATCCAAAACCTGGCGACTTCCATGGAATTAAGGTCCTGCTACAAACATATCTTGACCATAAACAGTGGGATCTTAGTGGTTTTGTCGACTTGGTCTTGGGACAGCCAACAGTTGGAACTGTTGTCAAGATAGAGAATGATGAAGATGATGGAGTATATTCTGTTGTGACAGTTCTTAATTTAGAAAGATACAAG AATAACAAATGTTTGACTGAGTTCAAGGATTACCTTCTTGAAGTCTGCCAGGGGAAGGACGTGGTAGCTAGCCTCAAATCTTTATTTGGAGAGCATGCACTGGGTGTTGGTATTATCGTTTCTCAGCGCGTGGTTAATCTTCCATCTCAGTTGTTGCCTCCCCTTTATGATGCTCTCTTTGATGAAATAGCATGGGCAACTGAAGACGAG CCCACAGATGAGCTTCGGAATTCATTCCGTTTTAAAACGTATATAGTTATAAGCAAAATATACAAG CACAAGAATGCAGACCAGAATACAGGGAAAGCTAGAAATGGAGATGAAGTCGTGATACACATTAAACCTGAAGATGAAATTTTGCTCGAG CTTAGCTCATGGTCCTTTTGTTTTCCCTTACATGCTCAGCAGGTCACCACAAGTGAG CTTAAAAACTATAGATTGATGGGTTTGGCCATGGTTGTTGATGCCAACAAAGTCAGCATGTTCAGAAAACAGTTGCACTTATTGATAGACGAATCGCAGTACCATGAATCCTTCCAGCAG AGCTGCCAGATTCAGGATTCGGTTGTATCTCCTCGTCAGATCAACTATAAGATCTTCCCGGAATAG